In Triplophysa rosa linkage group LG7, Trosa_1v2, whole genome shotgun sequence, the following proteins share a genomic window:
- the angptl3 gene encoding angiopoietin-related protein 3, with the protein MKIVLLFLLLILSVTNAASNQRRTPTEAPILSSTVQPPTETRSRFAMLDDVRLLANGLLQLGQSLREFVHKTKAQINDIFQKLNIFDRSFYQLSVVTSEIKEEEEKLKKTTVYLKENNEEIRNLSMEINSKINNILQERSQLHSKVGGLEEKLQGLSQSIMPLEQIQEISGLKEVIETQEKTITDLLKSVKEQHEQLNYQNVKIKSLEDKMSYDNFQDTAEKSLDLSPETPDPFGYLTINSTNGTMDINDYPMGCSDVFKSGQRKSGIYPIKPNQSEPFNVYCEMSSDGASTVIQRREDGSVDFDQSWGKYEHGFGKLENEFWLGLQKIYSIAQHGEYILHIELEDWKEEKRFIEYTFTLGGPVTDYTLHLAPLSGDLPDAMSNHTGMKFSTKDRDNDKHDESNCAHNYTGGWWFDACGDTNLNGRYAWIRPKARLQRRKGIYWRPTKGSPFTLKSTKITIRPSTEFQ; encoded by the exons ATGAAGATCGTCCTTCTGTTTTTATTACTAATCTTGTCTGTAACTAATGCAGCGTCTAACCAGAGGAGAACACCCACGGAGGCACCCATCCTCAGCAGCACCGTGCAGCCACCAACTGAGACTAGATCCCGCTTTGCTATGTTAGATGATGTACGACTGCTAGCGAACGGTCTGCTCCAGCTCGGCCAGAGTCTCAGAGAGTTCGTGCACAAGACCAAAGCTCAGATCAATGACATCTTTCAGAAGCTCAACATTTTCGACCGCTCCTTCTACCAGCTGTCGGTGGTCACCAGTGAGATTAAAGAGGAAGAGGAGAAGCTGAAGAAGACGACCGTATACTTGAAGGAAAACAATGAAGAGATTAGAAACCTGTCAATGGAGATCAACAGCAAAATCAACAACATTCTACAAGAGCGAAGCCAGCTGCATAGCAAGGTTGGAGGACTGGAGGAGAAGCTGCAGGGTTTGTCTCAAAGCATTATGCCACTGGAGCAAATTCAGGAGATCTCTGGTCTTAAG GAAGTAATtgaaacacaagaaaaaacCATTACAGACCTGCTTAAATCTGTAAAAGAGCAACACGAACAGCTCAACTATCAGAATGTCAAAATTAAGAGTCTTGAGGATAAG ATGAGTTATGACAATTTTCAAGACACCGCAGAAAAATCGTTGGATTTAAGCCCAGAAACACCTGACCCCTTTGGGTACTTGACAATCAATTCCACCAATGGAACTATGGACATAAACG ATTATCCAATGGGCTGCAGTGACGTGTTCAAAAGTGGACAAAGAAAAAGCGGAATTTACCCAATAAAACCCAATCAATCTGAACCCTTCAATGTGTACTGCGAGATGAGCTCTG ATGGAGCATCTACAGTTATTCAGAGGAGGGAAGATGGTTCTGTTGATTTTGACCAGTCATGGGGAAAATATGAACATGGATTTGGCAAACTGGAAA ATGAGTTCTGGCTTGGCCTACAGAAAATCTATTCCATTGCCCAGCATGGAGAATACATTCTACACATTGAACTTGAAGACTGGAAGGAGGAAAAGAGGTTCATAGAGTACACGTTCACCCTGGGCGGCCCTGTGACCGATTACACCCTTCACCTGGCACCTCTGTCTGGAGATCTGCCTGATGCCATGAGTAACCACACAGGCATGAAGTTCTCAACCAAGGACAGAGACAACGATAAGCATGACGAATCCAACTGTGCCCACAACTACACAG GTGGTTGGTGGTTTGATGCATGCGGAGACACCAACCTAAACGGGAGATATGCCTGGATAAGACCAAAGGCTCGGCTCCAGCGCAGGAAAGGAATATACTGGAGGCCTACCAAAGGAAGCCCCTTCACCCTTAAATCCACAAAGATCACTATCAGACCATCAACCGAGTTTCAATAA